A genomic stretch from Komagataeibacter xylinus includes:
- a CDS encoding peptide chain release factor 3 → MDKTVTATAAETPLAAEITRRRTFAIISHPDAGKTTLTERILRAGGAIQMAGNVRAKGERRRTRSDWMGIERDRGISVVTSVMTFEYGGCIFNLLDTPGHEDFSEDTYRTLTAVDAAVMVIDAAKGIEARTRKLFEICRLRDIPIVTFINKMDRESQDPFALLDEISSSLALDVSPATWPVGRAAKFVGTYDIHKRELHVTEELDQSDPRMVQLGEELELVEAALPEFDLESFNAGHLTPVFFGSAMKEIGVTDLLDALAAFGPPPRDQATETRNVRADEPALTALVFKIQANMDPNHRDRMAFARICSGKLQRGMRLKHVRIGKQFALHTPQFFFARDRQLAEEAFAGDVVGIPNHGTLRIGDTLTEGEDLRFTGVPYFAPEILRRVRLDDAMKAKKLRQALTELAEEGVVQLFRPQDGAPPIVGVVGTLQLDVLQSRLKGEYGVAIGFESTPYNLARWVTGPRERLEAFCMANRTAMADDIDGDPVFLASSAFMMKRTAEGNPELTFHDIKQIGQEIG, encoded by the coding sequence ATGGACAAGACCGTGACCGCCACCGCCGCCGAAACCCCGCTTGCCGCCGAGATTACCCGCAGGCGCACCTTTGCCATCATCTCGCACCCTGATGCGGGCAAGACCACGCTGACCGAGCGCATCCTGCGCGCGGGCGGCGCGATCCAGATGGCGGGTAACGTACGGGCCAAGGGCGAGCGGCGGCGCACACGCTCGGACTGGATGGGAATCGAGCGCGACCGTGGCATTTCGGTCGTGACCTCGGTCATGACGTTCGAGTATGGCGGCTGCATCTTCAACCTGCTCGACACGCCGGGCCATGAAGACTTCTCGGAAGATACCTACCGCACGCTGACGGCGGTGGATGCCGCCGTGATGGTGATCGACGCCGCCAAGGGCATCGAGGCCCGCACGCGCAAGCTGTTCGAGATCTGCCGCCTGCGCGATATTCCCATCGTCACCTTCATCAACAAGATGGACCGCGAATCGCAGGACCCGTTTGCCCTGCTTGATGAGATCTCGTCCTCGCTCGCACTCGATGTCTCGCCCGCCACGTGGCCGGTGGGCCGTGCCGCCAAGTTTGTCGGCACCTACGATATCCATAAGCGCGAACTGCATGTGACCGAGGAACTCGACCAGTCTGATCCGCGCATGGTGCAGCTTGGCGAGGAACTCGAACTCGTTGAAGCGGCATTGCCCGAATTCGACCTTGAAAGCTTCAATGCAGGGCACCTGACCCCGGTCTTCTTCGGTAGTGCCATGAAGGAAATTGGTGTTACCGACCTGCTCGACGCGCTGGCCGCCTTCGGTCCGCCGCCGCGCGACCAGGCCACCGAGACGCGTAACGTGCGCGCCGATGAACCCGCTCTGACCGCGCTGGTGTTCAAGATCCAGGCCAACATGGACCCAAACCACCGCGACCGCATGGCCTTTGCGCGTATCTGCTCGGGCAAGCTGCAGCGCGGCATGCGGCTCAAGCATGTGCGCATTGGCAAGCAGTTCGCGCTGCACACGCCGCAGTTCTTCTTTGCCCGTGACCGGCAACTGGCCGAGGAAGCCTTTGCAGGGGACGTGGTGGGCATTCCCAACCACGGCACGCTGCGCATTGGTGATACGCTGACCGAGGGCGAGGACCTGCGCTTTACCGGCGTGCCCTATTTCGCCCCCGAAATCCTGCGCCGCGTGCGGCTTGATGATGCGATGAAGGCCAAGAAGCTACGCCAAGCCCTGACCGAACTGGCCGAGGAAGGCGTGGTCCAGCTCTTCCGCCCGCAGGATGGCGCGCCACCGATCGTGGGCGTGGTCGGCACGCTTCAGCTTGATGTGCTGCAATCGCGCCTGAAGGGTGAATACGGGGTAGCGATTGGCTTCGAGTCGACGCCGTATAACCTCGCCCGCTGGGTCACCGGCCCGCGTGAGCGGCTGGAGGCCTTCTGCATGGCCAACCGCACGGCCATGGCGGATGATATTGATGGCGACCCGGTCTTCCTCGCCTCATCGGCGTTCATGATGAAGCGCACGGCGGAGGGCAACCCGGAGCTGACCTTCCATGATATCAAGCAGATCGGCCAGGAAATCGGCTGA
- the cysS gene encoding cysteine--tRNA ligase encodes MSDTQPRLHLHDSRTRSTVPFTPLAPDNVRVYYCGPTVYDLAHIGNLRAMLTADVLVRLLRHLYPRVTYVRNITDVDDKINARAHANNEPIADLTARTIHDFHEDLAAVSILPPDIEPRATHHIGEMQDMIARLIESGHAYEAEGHVLFAVDTYASYGALSGRSPDDLIAGARVEVAPYKRNAGDFVLWKPSDAETPGWDSPWGRGRPGWHIECSAMSHRYLGESFDIHGGGSDLLFPHHENERAQSMCCHPHGHFANHWVHNAMLLVNGEKMSKSLGNFLTVRDVLRDTPAEALRLLLLRAQYRSVLNFTRDGLDEAKQMLDRFYRALETLDPAQEPVAPPESVVSILCDDLNTPRALAEMHALADKAVAGDSLAAAQLRAAGNLIGLLQDTPETWFRGGAKVDPAEIERLIAERLAARKARDFARADEIRNTLAAQGIVLEDGPQGTTWRQA; translated from the coding sequence ATGTCCGACACACAGCCCCGCCTGCACCTGCACGATAGCAGAACACGCAGCACCGTTCCCTTCACGCCGCTGGCCCCCGATAACGTGCGGGTCTATTACTGCGGCCCCACGGTCTATGACCTGGCGCATATCGGCAACCTGCGCGCCATGCTGACCGCCGATGTGCTGGTGCGCCTGCTGCGCCACCTCTACCCACGCGTGACATACGTGCGCAACATCACCGACGTGGATGACAAGATCAACGCCCGCGCCCATGCCAATAATGAGCCGATTGCCGACCTGACCGCGCGCACGATCCATGATTTTCATGAGGATCTGGCCGCCGTCAGCATCCTGCCGCCCGATATCGAGCCCCGCGCCACGCACCATATTGGCGAGATGCAGGACATGATCGCCCGCCTGATCGAAAGCGGTCATGCCTATGAGGCCGAGGGCCATGTGCTCTTCGCGGTCGATACCTACGCCTCCTACGGCGCACTGTCGGGCCGCAGCCCTGATGACCTGATTGCCGGCGCCCGCGTGGAAGTGGCTCCCTACAAGCGCAATGCGGGCGACTTCGTGCTGTGGAAGCCATCGGACGCCGAAACGCCGGGCTGGGACAGCCCATGGGGCCGGGGCCGTCCGGGCTGGCATATCGAATGCTCGGCCATGTCGCACCGCTATCTGGGCGAGAGCTTCGACATTCATGGCGGCGGGTCCGACCTCCTGTTCCCGCACCACGAGAACGAGCGCGCGCAGAGCATGTGCTGCCACCCGCACGGGCACTTCGCCAATCACTGGGTGCATAATGCCATGCTGCTGGTGAACGGGGAGAAGATGTCGAAATCGCTCGGCAACTTCCTGACCGTGCGCGACGTGCTGCGTGACACCCCTGCCGAGGCCCTGCGCCTTCTGCTCCTGCGCGCGCAGTACCGCTCGGTGCTGAACTTTACGCGCGACGGGCTGGACGAGGCCAAGCAGATGCTTGACCGCTTCTACCGCGCGCTCGAAACCCTTGACCCCGCACAGGAACCCGTTGCCCCGCCCGAGAGCGTGGTGAGCATTCTGTGCGATGACCTGAACACCCCCCGCGCACTGGCCGAGATGCATGCGCTGGCCGACAAAGCTGTAGCGGGTGACAGCCTGGCCGCAGCTCAGCTCAGGGCAGCAGGCAACCTGATCGGCCTGCTGCAGGACACGCCCGAGACGTGGTTCCGTGGCGGGGCGAAAGTCGATCCAGCCGAAATCGAGCGCCTGATTGCAGAGCGGCTGGCTGCCCGCAAGGCGCGTGACTTCGCCCGCGCGGATGAAATCCGCAACACCCTCGCCGCACAGGGCATCGTGCTGGAAGATGGCCCCCAGGGCACGACATGGAGGCAGGCATGA
- a CDS encoding RNA methyltransferase, which yields MTGRDGGADIGPIGNSPVVILVRPQMAENIGTTARAMANGGLFHMRLVAPRDGWPLERAWRSASGADRILESAQVFETVDDAVADLHHVFATCPRPRHIVKPVLTARGGAAELREMTDRGLKVGLMFGPERAGLDNEDMARADALIRYPLNPAFMSLNLAQAVMIMAYEWWMAKDDTPPRTLMTNETHVATRGELDNFMRHLIGDLDECGFLRNEQKRAGMVRNLRHFFLRGEVTEQELRTLHGVVTELSRGRKARQGSNS from the coding sequence ATGACCGGCCGTGATGGCGGGGCGGATATCGGCCCCATTGGCAACAGCCCGGTCGTGATCCTTGTCCGGCCCCAGATGGCCGAGAACATTGGCACTACCGCGCGCGCCATGGCCAATGGCGGGCTGTTCCACATGCGCCTCGTCGCCCCGCGCGATGGCTGGCCGCTCGAACGCGCCTGGCGCAGTGCTTCCGGCGCCGACCGCATTCTTGAATCGGCACAGGTGTTCGAAACCGTGGATGACGCGGTAGCCGACCTGCACCACGTATTCGCCACCTGCCCGCGCCCGCGCCATATCGTCAAACCCGTGCTAACGGCACGCGGGGGGGCCGCCGAACTGCGCGAGATGACCGATCGCGGCCTGAAAGTGGGCCTGATGTTCGGCCCCGAACGCGCAGGCCTTGATAATGAGGACATGGCCCGCGCCGATGCCCTGATCCGCTACCCGCTCAACCCCGCCTTCATGTCGCTCAACCTCGCGCAGGCGGTAATGATCATGGCCTATGAGTGGTGGATGGCGAAGGATGATACGCCGCCGCGCACGCTCATGACCAACGAGACGCATGTAGCCACCCGTGGCGAACTCGACAACTTCATGCGCCACCTGATTGGCGATCTCGATGAATGCGGTTTCCTGCGCAATGAGCAGAAGCGCGCGGGCATGGTGCGCAACCTGCGGCACTTCTTCCTGCGCGGCGAGGTGACGGAGCAGGAACTGCGCACGCTGCATGGCGTGGTGACCGAACTTTCACGCGGGCGCAAGGCGCGGCAGGGCAGCAATTCATAA
- the gltX gene encoding glutamate--tRNA ligase, protein MKLRFAPSPTGLIHVGNARQAIANALFARRHKARFLLRIDDTDRARSKEEYVQALQDDLRWLGMEWDEFVRQSDRLDRYALAIEALKASGRLYPCFESEQELASKREARIRMRKPPVYDRAMLRMTPVQRAQAEANGKVPYWRFRLSDHRTVEWNDLVMGSCRVKLPAISDPVLVRADGTVLYTLASVVDDMELGITHIIRGEDHVTNTGVQIDIAEALGAKRNRFTFAHLPLLLDEGGGKLSKRFDGLSIRALRQDGVEPSAIVSYLARLGSADDPAPLSFDELAKTYDPGRVSRSAARFDMRQLLGLNRRIMHAMPFEEIRARLPEGATEAFWLAVRGNVDMAGELRHWWDVVAGDIVPPVIEEADRPFLLHALESLPAEPWDETTWKTWTAAIKESTGRTGRGLFHPLRLALTGEDSGPEMRDLLPLMGRARVADRLQIAAR, encoded by the coding sequence ATGAAACTCCGTTTTGCGCCTAGCCCGACCGGGCTGATTCATGTTGGCAATGCGCGTCAGGCCATTGCCAATGCCCTGTTCGCCCGCCGCCACAAGGCCCGCTTCCTGCTGCGGATTGACGACACCGATCGTGCCCGCTCGAAAGAGGAATACGTGCAGGCCCTGCAGGATGACCTGCGTTGGCTGGGCATGGAGTGGGATGAATTCGTGCGCCAGTCCGACCGGCTGGACCGCTACGCGCTGGCCATCGAGGCGCTCAAGGCCAGCGGGCGACTGTATCCATGCTTCGAGAGCGAGCAGGAACTGGCCTCCAAGCGCGAGGCACGCATCCGCATGCGCAAGCCGCCGGTCTATGACCGTGCCATGCTGCGCATGACGCCAGTGCAGCGCGCGCAGGCCGAGGCCAATGGCAAGGTGCCGTACTGGCGCTTCAGGCTGTCCGATCACCGCACGGTGGAATGGAACGACCTTGTCATGGGCTCATGCCGGGTCAAGTTGCCCGCCATTTCCGACCCCGTGCTGGTGCGCGCCGATGGCACGGTGCTGTACACGCTGGCCTCGGTGGTGGATGACATGGAACTGGGCATTACCCACATCATCCGTGGCGAGGACCATGTGACCAATACCGGCGTGCAGATCGACATTGCCGAGGCACTGGGGGCAAAGCGCAACCGCTTCACCTTCGCGCACCTGCCGCTTTTGCTGGATGAGGGCGGGGGCAAGCTGTCCAAGCGCTTTGATGGGCTGTCGATTCGTGCGCTGCGGCAGGACGGGGTCGAGCCTTCGGCCATCGTCTCCTACCTTGCCCGCCTGGGCAGTGCGGATGATCCGGCGCCGCTTTCGTTTGATGAACTGGCCAAGACCTATGACCCCGGACGTGTTTCCCGTTCAGCGGCGCGGTTTGACATGCGGCAGTTGCTGGGGCTGAACCGGCGCATCATGCACGCCATGCCGTTTGAGGAAATCCGCGCCCGCCTGCCCGAGGGGGCGACCGAAGCCTTCTGGCTGGCCGTGCGGGGCAATGTGGATATGGCAGGCGAACTGCGCCACTGGTGGGATGTGGTGGCAGGCGACATCGTGCCGCCGGTGATCGAGGAAGCCGACCGTCCCTTCCTGCTGCACGCACTGGAGTCGCTGCCTGCCGAGCCGTGGGATGAAACCACGTGGAAGACATGGACCGCTGCGATAAAGGAATCCACAGGCCGCACGGGCCGGGGCCTGTTCCACCCCCTGCGCCTGGCGCTGACGGGTGAAGACAGCGGGCCGGAAATGCGCGACCTGCTGCCGCTGATGGGCCGCGCCCGCGTGGCCGACCGACTCCAGATCGCCGCACGTTGA
- a CDS encoding nicotinate phosphoribosyltransferase, with protein sequence MTQGEPAGRDRLACAADDMIAARTDAYFNRTRAIVEHFGDRKVTYAVFLRRPVISAPRLMSEWLRAVGSARGIAIDTTLLYPEGTWVGAGEPLAYISGSFEALAPLETLVLQRLGPACVAAHNAYQMAMALPHVRFLAMEARHCAGFGMQEQMAYAASVGSHAAQKEGAHGFIGGANDATAHYFGTTHGMGTMPHALVGYAGSTLRAAEMFHEVYPAMDLVVLVDYFGREVTDALEVCRHFPELAAQGRLAVRLDTHGGRFLEGLDPQASYDVLERHTPGTIRRYRSDKELSYLVGTGVSAAAIWRMREVLDEAGFPHVRIIASSGFSVEKCLSMADAHAPVDVIGTGSFIPDRWSETYATADIVAYDDVPRVKAGREFLLRRMPPDPE encoded by the coding sequence ATGACCCAGGGTGAACCGGCAGGCCGTGACAGGCTTGCCTGCGCGGCGGATGACATGATCGCAGCCCGCACGGATGCGTATTTCAACCGCACGCGCGCCATCGTGGAGCATTTTGGCGACAGGAAGGTGACATATGCCGTCTTCCTCCGCCGTCCCGTCATTTCCGCCCCCCGGCTCATGAGCGAGTGGCTGCGCGCGGTCGGTAGCGCGCGCGGCATCGCCATAGACACGACCCTCCTGTACCCCGAGGGCACATGGGTGGGGGCGGGCGAGCCACTGGCTTACATATCAGGTTCGTTTGAAGCCCTTGCCCCGCTCGAGACACTGGTGCTCCAGCGCCTCGGCCCGGCCTGTGTGGCGGCCCATAATGCCTACCAGATGGCCATGGCGCTGCCGCATGTGCGCTTTCTGGCCATGGAGGCCCGGCATTGCGCGGGCTTTGGCATGCAGGAGCAGATGGCCTATGCCGCCTCCGTTGGCAGCCATGCCGCCCAGAAGGAAGGGGCGCATGGCTTCATTGGCGGCGCAAATGACGCCACGGCCCATTATTTTGGCACCACGCACGGGATGGGTACCATGCCGCATGCGCTGGTGGGCTATGCGGGCTCGACCCTGCGGGCGGCCGAGATGTTCCATGAGGTCTATCCCGCAATGGACCTGGTGGTGCTGGTTGACTATTTTGGCCGCGAGGTGACGGACGCCCTTGAAGTGTGCCGGCACTTCCCCGAACTTGCGGCGCAGGGGCGGCTGGCCGTGCGGCTCGATACGCATGGCGGCCGCTTTCTTGAAGGGCTGGACCCGCAGGCCTCCTATGATGTGCTCGAGCGCCACACGCCAGGCACCATCCGGCGCTACCGCTCGGATAAGGAACTCAGCTACCTTGTGGGCACCGGGGTTTCCGCCGCCGCCATCTGGCGCATGCGCGAGGTGCTTGACGAGGCGGGCTTCCCGCATGTGCGCATTATCGCCTCATCGGGGTTCAGCGTGGAAAAATGCCTGAGCATGGCCGATGCCCATGCCCCGGTGGATGTGATCGGCACGGGCTCGTTCATCCCTGACCGCTGGTCCGAGACTTACGCCACGGCGGATATCGTGGCGTATGACGACGTGCCACGGGTCAAGGCGGGGCGCGAGTTCCTGCTGCGCCGCATGCCACCCGACCCGGAATAA
- a CDS encoding class II 3-deoxy-7-phosphoheptulonate synthase, translating to MSATHSHNSSSRQAWTPESWRSFPARQMPRYPDETALNGVEARLRRYPPLVFAGEARRLRAHLAKAATGQAFVLQGGACAESFSEFTADIVRDTFRVLLQMAVVLTFGAKVPVIKIGRMAGQYAKPRSSDTETKGGVTLPSYRGDIINGSDFTEAARIPDPKRMETGYFQSVGTMNLLRAFASGGYANLHEVHRWNLGFVERSPLAQRYGELAGRIGETLDFMAACGLNATTTPQIDETEFYTSHEALLLPYEQALTRIDSTSGEWYDCSAHFVWIGDRTRQPDGAHVEFLRGVRNPIGIKVGPSTTIEDLEQLLDILNPTDEAGRISLISRMGAGKVRDHLPPLLEKVMATGRTVTWLCDPMHGNTSSTSTGVKTRSFDAILSEIHGFFDVFEAAGASPGGVHFEMTGQNVTECIGGAHRLTEDDLGERYETFCDPRLNAEQSLEMAFRLSEELKTRMHRMAGGAR from the coding sequence ATGAGTGCGACGCACAGCCACAACAGTTCTTCCCGGCAGGCCTGGACGCCGGAGAGCTGGCGGTCGTTTCCCGCGCGGCAGATGCCGCGATACCCCGACGAGACAGCCCTGAATGGCGTGGAGGCCCGCCTGCGCCGCTACCCGCCGCTGGTCTTCGCCGGTGAAGCACGCCGTCTGCGCGCCCACCTCGCCAAGGCGGCCACGGGGCAGGCCTTCGTGCTGCAGGGTGGCGCATGTGCCGAGAGCTTCAGCGAATTCACCGCCGATATCGTGCGTGATACCTTCCGCGTGCTGCTGCAGATGGCGGTGGTGCTGACTTTTGGCGCCAAGGTGCCGGTCATCAAGATCGGGCGCATGGCAGGCCAGTACGCCAAGCCGCGCTCATCGGATACCGAGACCAAGGGCGGCGTGACCCTGCCGTCCTATCGCGGTGACATCATCAACGGTTCCGACTTCACGGAGGCCGCGCGCATTCCCGACCCCAAGCGCATGGAAACCGGCTACTTCCAGTCGGTTGGCACCATGAACCTGCTGCGCGCCTTTGCCAGTGGCGGTTATGCCAACCTGCATGAGGTGCATCGCTGGAACCTCGGCTTTGTCGAGCGCTCGCCGCTGGCACAGCGTTATGGCGAGCTTGCCGGGCGCATTGGCGAGACGCTGGACTTCATGGCGGCGTGCGGCCTGAACGCCACCACCACGCCCCAGATCGACGAGACCGAGTTCTATACCTCGCACGAGGCCCTGCTGCTGCCCTACGAGCAGGCGCTGACCCGTATCGATTCGACTTCGGGCGAATGGTATGACTGCTCGGCCCATTTCGTGTGGATCGGTGATCGCACCCGCCAGCCCGATGGCGCGCATGTCGAATTCCTGCGTGGGGTGCGCAACCCCATCGGCATCAAGGTCGGACCTTCCACCACCATTGAGGACCTCGAGCAGTTGCTCGACATCCTCAACCCCACCGATGAAGCCGGGCGTATCTCGCTCATCTCGCGCATGGGGGCGGGCAAGGTGCGTGACCACCTGCCGCCGCTGCTCGAGAAAGTGATGGCCACGGGCCGTACGGTCACATGGCTGTGCGACCCCATGCACGGCAACACGAGCTCGACCTCGACGGGTGTGAAGACCCGCTCGTTCGATGCCATCCTCTCCGAGATCCACGGTTTCTTTGATGTGTTCGAGGCCGCGGGTGCCAGCCCCGGGGGCGTGCATTTTGAAATGACGGGCCAGAACGTGACCGAATGCATCGGTGGCGCGCACCGCCTGACGGAAGACGATCTGGGCGAGCGGTATGAAACCTTTTGCGATCCGCGCCTGAATGCGGAACAGTCGCTGGAGATGGCATTCCGTCTGTCCGAGGAACTGAAGACGCGAATGCACCGGATGGCTGGCGGGGCACGCTGA
- the gorA gene encoding glutathione-disulfide reductase, with protein sequence MSYDFDLFVIGAGSGGVRCARIAASHGARVAVAESRHWGGTCVNLGCVPKKLMVQASDYGDWVDDSHGFGWNTKRGHNDWAALIAAKDREIARLNGIYVSMLEKAGVALFTGHATIEDAHTLRIDPSPLAPHEAPRRVTAARIVIAVGSTPTLPKLPGVEYAISSDQAFHLEERPARVCLVGGGYIGVEFAGIFRGLGSTVDLVYRQNLPLRGFDADLRHALHDAIDLRGIRQHVAASPTAIEKQTDGSFIVSLDNGTRIETDCVFFATGRHPKITGLGLTQIGVAMEENGRIIVDDRNETTVPGIYAIGDVTNRLNLTPVAIAEGHNLADRLFGKAPPREWCYATTPKAVFFTPTLSSVGLTEAEAAKEGDVDVYVSRFRPMRNTLSGREQRTLMKLVVDQASQVVVGAHMLGDDAPEIMQGLAVAVTARLKKADWDRTIGIHPTAAEEFVTMRTRTRVTPRSE encoded by the coding sequence ATGAGTTATGATTTTGATCTGTTCGTCATTGGCGCAGGCTCCGGCGGCGTGCGCTGCGCGCGCATTGCCGCAAGCCACGGGGCACGGGTTGCCGTAGCCGAAAGCCGCCACTGGGGGGGCACCTGCGTCAATCTGGGCTGCGTGCCCAAGAAGCTGATGGTGCAGGCCAGCGACTATGGCGACTGGGTGGATGACAGCCACGGCTTTGGCTGGAACACAAAGCGCGGCCACAATGACTGGGCCGCCCTGATTGCCGCCAAGGATCGCGAGATCGCCCGCCTCAACGGCATCTATGTCTCGATGCTGGAAAAGGCTGGTGTAGCCCTGTTTACCGGCCATGCCACCATCGAGGATGCGCACACCCTGCGCATTGACCCCTCGCCACTCGCCCCGCATGAGGCCCCGCGCCGCGTTACCGCCGCGCGCATTGTCATTGCGGTCGGCTCCACGCCCACCCTGCCCAAATTGCCGGGCGTGGAATATGCCATCTCGTCCGATCAGGCTTTTCACCTTGAGGAACGTCCTGCCCGCGTCTGCCTGGTTGGGGGTGGTTATATTGGCGTGGAGTTTGCCGGTATCTTCCGTGGGCTGGGTTCGACGGTGGATCTGGTCTACCGCCAGAACCTGCCGCTGCGTGGCTTCGATGCCGACCTGCGCCACGCTTTGCATGATGCGATCGACCTGCGTGGCATCCGTCAGCACGTGGCGGCCTCGCCCACCGCCATTGAAAAACAGACTGATGGCAGTTTCATTGTCAGCCTTGATAACGGCACCCGCATCGAGACCGACTGCGTGTTCTTCGCCACCGGCCGCCACCCCAAGATCACCGGGCTGGGGCTTACGCAGATTGGCGTGGCGATGGAAGAGAACGGGCGCATCATCGTTGATGACAGGAACGAGACGACGGTGCCCGGCATTTACGCCATAGGCGACGTGACCAACCGCCTCAACCTGACCCCCGTGGCCATTGCCGAGGGCCATAACCTGGCCGACCGCCTGTTTGGCAAGGCACCCCCGCGCGAGTGGTGTTACGCCACCACGCCCAAGGCGGTGTTCTTTACCCCCACGCTCTCCAGCGTTGGCCTGACCGAGGCAGAGGCGGCGAAGGAAGGGGATGTGGATGTGTATGTGAGCCGCTTCCGCCCCATGCGCAACACGCTGAGCGGGCGCGAGCAGCGCACGTTAATGAAGCTGGTGGTCGATCAGGCCAGCCAGGTGGTGGTAGGAGCGCATATGCTGGGCGATGATGCGCCCGAGATCATGCAGGGGCTGGCCGTGGCCGTGACGGCAAGGCTGAAAAAGGCCGACTGGGACCGCACGATCGGCATCCACCCCACGGCGGCGGAGGAATTCGTGACCATGCGCACCCGCACGCGCGTGACACCGCGTTCCGAATAA
- a CDS encoding ferredoxin--NADP reductase yields MSDTLIMPTSETMLTGLAPVEGQPGVFHLAEPTKEYGHLNAETVLSVHHWTDRLFTFTTTRDPALRFENGQFTMIGIEVEGKPLLRAYSIASANYEDHLEFLSIAVPDGPLTSRLRHVKVGDKVLIGRKPVGTLLLDNLRPGRNLYFLSTGTGLAPFMSLIKDPECYERYEHVILSHTVRISGELAYANHIRHELPEHEFLGEDVKGKLLYYPAVTREPFAVTDRITKLIETGKIFTDLNIPELDPEHDRVMICGSPEMLADTEKMLQERGFDEGNNSHPGAYVVEKAFAER; encoded by the coding sequence ATGTCCGATACGTTGATTATGCCAACCAGTGAGACCATGCTCACCGGCCTCGCCCCGGTCGAGGGGCAGCCCGGCGTGTTCCACCTTGCCGAACCCACCAAGGAATACGGCCACCTGAATGCCGAGACCGTGCTGTCCGTGCATCACTGGACCGACCGGCTGTTCACCTTCACCACCACGCGCGACCCCGCGCTGCGCTTCGAGAACGGCCAGTTCACGATGATCGGCATCGAGGTCGAGGGCAAGCCGCTGCTGCGCGCCTACAGCATTGCCAGTGCGAATTACGAGGACCACCTCGAATTCCTGTCCATTGCCGTGCCTGATGGCCCGCTGACCTCGCGTCTGCGCCACGTCAAGGTGGGTGACAAGGTGCTGATCGGCCGCAAGCCCGTGGGCACGCTGCTGCTTGATAACCTGCGCCCGGGCCGCAACCTGTATTTCCTGTCCACCGGCACGGGGCTTGCGCCCTTCATGAGCCTGATCAAGGACCCGGAATGCTATGAGCGTTACGAGCACGTGATCCTGAGCCATACGGTGCGCATTTCGGGTGAACTGGCCTATGCCAACCACATCCGCCACGAACTGCCCGAGCATGAATTCCTCGGTGAGGACGTGAAGGGCAAGCTGCTCTACTACCCCGCCGTGACCCGTGAGCCGTTTGCCGTGACCGACCGCATCACAAAGCTGATCGAGACGGGCAAGATCTTCACCGATCTCAACATCCCTGAACTCGACCCCGAGCATGACCGCGTAATGATCTGCGGCTCGCCCGAAATGCTGGCCGATACCGAGAAGATGCTGCAGGAGCGCGGCTTCGACGAGGGCAACAACTCCCACCCTGGTGCCTATGTGGTGGAAAAAGCGTTCGCCGAGCGCTGA